From Plasmodium yoelii strain 17X genome assembly, chromosome: 11, a single genomic window includes:
- a CDS encoding PIR protein, which translates to MDHHRCTRFGNLRVFYPDELNTSSEREFHGNGNIRDYCPNGASGNKECSTDLDKIKAGFLLLFNQIIIKKIKSLNKEQIEMFTIHIMIWLSYMLNIKNVNEFKNINDFYDKYINNDDEYKKFITSVENDYSSFKDFINKKKELLNINFEYMSKFYDAFKLLCSMHTGFGGKTTDCTSYLEKANQFVEKYTNLNENSNNTDGSSYRQVLCTLSNDYDNFKKKYNDVNCMGIPSLPPIKTVQPHVQRSDDNYEQNSDVTSSSPILNKLILILSILVAISILGGISYKYSLFGFRKRVQKQHLRKR; encoded by the exons atgGATCATCATCGG tgtacAAGGTTTGGTAATTTAAGGGTATTTTATCCCGATGAATTAAACACATCTTCAGAACGAGAGTTTCATGGTAATGGGAATATTAGGGATTATTGCCCTAATGGAGCTTCAGGAAATAAAGAATGCAGTACTGatctcgataaaattaaggctggatttttattgttatttaatcaaattattattaaaaagatTAAAAGTTTAAATAAAGAACAGATCGAAATGTTTACTATAcacattatgatatggttaagttatatgttaaacatAAAGAATGTTAACGAGTTTAAGaatataaatgatttttatgataaatatataaacaatgATGATGAGTATAAAAAGTTTATAACTAGTGTTGAAAATGATTATAGTAGTTTTAaggattttataaataaaaaaaaagaattgttgaatattaattttgagtatatgtctaaattttatgatgcatttaaattattatgtagcATGCATACTGGTTTTGGTGGAAAGACGACAGATTGCACGAGCTATTTAGAAAAAGCTAATcaatttgttgaaaaatatacaaatctTAATGAAAATTCTAATAATACTGATGGCAGTTCATATAGACAAGTATTGTGtactttatcaaatgattatgataatttcaaaaagaaatataatgATGTTAATTGTATGGGTATTCCATCACTTCCACCGATAAAAACAGTACAACCTCATGTACAAAGATCTGATGataattatgaacaaaattcTGATGTTACATCAAGTTCGCCGatattaaacaaattaattctaattttatcgatattagTTGCAATATCAATTTTGGggggaatttcttataag tattcgttatttggatttcggaaaagAGTTCAAAAACAACACTTaagaaaaagataa
- a CDS encoding PIR protein — protein sequence MGNQLKEEDYFFKRRNDICSKLTTLRAFFPDELNSGEYYFKGGSLKRYCPKSRNCDNDIDKINSYCLWLFNQLYGDSTDFSNNENDNIIIITFIFGWLSYKLNQKAENRITKLNEFYNKHMQNVQEYNTSIENNTKYKTYIDLININKELMDIDISVMSKFYGVFKNLCKMYNELSKTKINGEEYLKDVNDFVNNYNTLFNDKNSNLFKQILHAASNDYNYIKRTLHVESVRNQFPELITEKKKEMDVSPSGTTELGSENEMSGSEISGSEILDSEILDSEILDSDSTSQSSSILNKLILIPFIFVATLILLGIAYKYSLFGFRKRTQKHHLREKLKK from the exons ATGGGAAATCAACTGAAAGAAGAAGATTACTTTTTTAAAAGGCGAAACGATATa TGTAGTAAGCTTACTACTTTGAGGGCATTTTTCCCTGATGAATTGAATTCTGgagaatattattttaaaggTGGATCGCTCAAGAGATACTGCCCTAAATCTAGAAACTGCGACAACgatatcgataaaattaatagttaTTGCTTATGGTTATTTAATCAATTATATGGGGATAGTACAGATTTTTcgaataatgaaaatgacaatattattattattacattcatttttgggtggttaagttataagtTAAATCAAAAAGCAGAAAACAGAATCACTAAATTAAACgagttttataataaacatatGCAAAATGTCCAGGAATATAACACGTCTATAGAAAACAATACGaaatataaaacttatattgaccttataaatataaataaggAATTGATGGATATTGATATTAGTGttatgtctaaattttatggtgtatttaaaaatttgtgtaaaatgtataatgAGCTTTCAAAGACGAAGATTAATGGTGAGGAATATTTAAAGGATGTTAATgattttgttaataattaCAATACTCtttttaatgataaaaacagtaatttatttaaacaaaTATTGCATGCTGCATCGAACGattacaattatataaaacgtACATTACATGTTGAATCTGTAAGGAATCAATTTCCAGAACTTATAAcggaaaagaaaaaagaaatggATGTGTCACCGAGTGGAACGACAGAATTAGGCTCTGAAAATGAAATGTCAGGTTCTGAAATATCAGGTTCTGAAATATTAGATTCTGAAATATTAGATTCTGAAATATTAGATTCTGATTCAACATCACAAAGTTCATcgatattaaataaattaattttaattccatttatatttgttgcaacattaattttattaggaattgcatataag tattcgttatttggatttcggaaacgaacCCAAAAACaccatttaagagaaaagctaaaaaaataa
- a CDS encoding fam-a protein, with translation MNKLCIQIVLFLLSISVCVNTETLATEPSQKKNTKSKSKKNTKPKSEQLYLTPEEIYEKNKDLLCNNPEETIQAEKLMTDAVSKLEYHATNKHGYRFYTECSPYNMTSYIKIYRDCACIEKIQYKINSPKKYNKIINKYWNPDSDSFFYIGSVKRKIARVYTPNLVIIQQRSKTHPWSREKYFYALAAKFEISENKTIIVMTSANINDHNSKNKKPFENTIVKSANLFKTDIDSENDIRNGKLKKTVVNIMGYVIEKKEEYLDITYVESIGRYVPSYLNRIIRKASNCFSPHK, from the exons atgaataaactttgtattcaaattgttttatttcttttaagtATCTCCGTATGCGTGAATACTGAAACCCTTGCAACTGAACCttcccaaaaaaaaaatacaaaatccaaatcaaaaaaaaatacaaaaccCAAATCAGAACAACTTTATCTTAC TCCagaagaaatatatgaaaaaaacaagGACCTATTATGTAACAATCCCGAAGAAACTATACAAGCAGAAAAACTTATGACCGATGCTGTATCAAAATTAGAATATCATGCTACAAATAAACATGGTTATAGGTTCTATACAGAATGTAGTCCTTATAATATGACttcttatataaaaatatatcgaGATTGTGCATGTATTGaaaaaattcaatataaaattaattctCCAAAAAAG tataataaaataataaacaagtaTTGGAATCCCGATAGTGAcagttttttttatataggcTCGGTTAAAA gAAAAATTGCTCGTGTGTACACTCCaaatttagtaataatacaaCAACGTTCCAAAACACACCCATGGTCTCGtgagaaatatttttatgctttaGCTGCAAAATTTGAA ataTCAGAAAACAAAACTATAATTGTCATGACTTCggcaaatataaatgatcacAACAGTAAAAATAAGAAACCCTTTGAAAACACAATAGTAAAAAGCGCAAATTTATTCAAAACTGACATTGATTCTGAAAATGATATTAGaaatggaaaattaaaaaaaacggTTGTTAACATAATGGGATAcgttattgaaaaaaaagaagaatatCTTGATATCACCTATGTCGAATCT atTGGTCGCTATGTTCCCAGTTACTTAAACCGCATTATTAGGAAAGCTTCAAATTGTTTTTCCCCtcataaataa
- a CDS encoding PIR protein has protein sequence MSKGLCELINAADNYVVGDPNNARENYYGSFFDSYCPDKNCDTDDKKVISTFITLLKYFEDDENDLESDKIVEYAILWLINKLHQKIENETIMFDYFYNDYIESNSQYKNNISTDSKINKDIIEKQIRSMNIDIKDISNFYDAFKSLCNMYSEFDPDKKQCKTCLENAGDLFEKYEKLKNALDINKGSSYYKLLSSLSNDYKNFEQLYNMACDNSSPLVACPRSSVTKNTLITIGIIFVAASILLGVSYKYSLFGFRKRSQKQHLREKLKK, from the exons ATGTCTAAGGGATTG tGTGAACTAATTAATGCGGCTGATAATTATGTTGTTGGTGATCCGAACAACGCGAGAGAAAATTATTATGGGAGTTTTTTTGATTCATATTGTCCTGATAAAAACTGTGATACTGATGACAAAAAAGTTATTTCTACTTTTATAACAttactaaaatattttgagGATGATGAGAACGATTTAGAAAGTGATAAAATTGTTGAATAcgctattttatggttaaTTAATAAACTACAtcaaaaaatagaaaatgaaaCGATCATGTTTgactatttttataatgattATATAGAATCAAATAGTCaatataagaataatataTCTACGGATAGTAAGATTAATAAGGATATTATAGAAAAACAAATTAGATCGATGAATAtagatattaaagatatatctaatttttatgatgcatttaaatcattatgtaacatgtataGTGAATTTGATCCAGACAAAAAACAATGCAAGACATGTTTAGAAAATGCTGGAGATTtgtttgaaaaatatgaaaaacttaaaaatgctttagatattaataaaggaaGTTCTTATTATAAACTATTGTCTAGTTTATCgaatgattataaaaattttgaacaattatataatatggcATGTGATAATTCATCACCACTTGTAGCTTGTCCACGAAGTTcagtaacaaaaaatacactaaTTACAATTggaattatatttgttgcagcatcaattttattgggagtttcttataag tattcgttatttggatttcggaaacgatctcaaaaacaacatttaagagaaaaactaaaaaaataa